The Salinibaculum sp. SYNS191 genome has a window encoding:
- a CDS encoding SRPBCC family protein, which translates to MQTYERSVRVEAPFDRVWDFHSTEDGLVALTPEFMNLRIESVRGPDGEPDPEVLEPGSVVESSVRPFGVGPRQTWVSDIVARGRSDGAGYFRDDMAEGPFPSWTHTHMFYADGGSTIVRDKVEYELPLGGVGRALGPLGFVGFEPMFRFRHRKTKELLE; encoded by the coding sequence ATGCAAACCTACGAGCGGTCGGTACGCGTCGAGGCTCCCTTCGATAGGGTCTGGGACTTTCACTCGACAGAGGACGGACTGGTCGCGCTGACCCCCGAGTTCATGAACCTCCGCATCGAGTCGGTCCGCGGCCCCGACGGGGAACCGGACCCGGAGGTGCTGGAGCCGGGGTCGGTCGTCGAGTCGTCGGTCCGCCCGTTCGGCGTCGGCCCCCGCCAGACCTGGGTGTCCGACATCGTGGCCCGCGGCCGCTCGGATGGTGCCGGGTACTTCCGCGACGACATGGCCGAGGGTCCGTTCCCGTCGTGGACGCACACGCACATGTTCTACGCCGACGGCGGTTCGACCATCGTCCGCGACAAGGTGGAGTACGAACTCCCGCTGGGGGGTGTCGGCCGCGCGCTGGGGCCGCTCGGGTTCGTCGGCTTCGAACCCATGTTCCGGTTCCGGCACCGGAAGACGAAGGAGTTGCTGGAGTAG
- a CDS encoding cupredoxin domain-containing protein, whose protein sequence is MSDTTIDRRALMRAGVLAVAGGLAGCSGGGDGTDGDGGSGDGSEGETTSEIALQNTAFQPVRASVAPGTTVTWTNEDSFGHDVTATQFHDGAAEWSFAMSVPAGESVTHTFESAGAYEYFCTIHGEASMCGVVLVGDASLDASLPCEDGTADGGGGISY, encoded by the coding sequence ATGAGTGACACAACTATCGACAGGCGGGCGCTGATGCGGGCCGGGGTGCTGGCGGTCGCCGGCGGCCTCGCGGGGTGTTCCGGCGGGGGAGACGGGACAGACGGGGATGGCGGCAGTGGCGATGGCAGTGAGGGCGAAACCACGAGCGAGATTGCCCTCCAGAACACGGCGTTCCAGCCGGTTCGGGCCTCGGTCGCCCCGGGGACGACGGTCACGTGGACGAACGAGGACAGTTTCGGCCACGACGTGACGGCGACGCAGTTCCACGACGGGGCGGCGGAGTGGTCGTTCGCGATGTCGGTGCCGGCCGGCGAGTCCGTCACACACACGTTCGAGAGCGCGGGCGCGTACGAGTACTTCTGTACGATTCACGGCGAGGCGTCGATGTGCGGCGTCGTCCTGGTCGGGGACGCATCGCTCGACGCGTCGCTGCCGTGCGAGGACGGGACAGCGGATGGTGGCGGCGGTATCTCGTACTGA
- a CDS encoding RIO1 family regulatory kinase/ATPase, translated as MPIRRFLRGEVPRGRLEDIAEDVSRRYGQEMRSVELLDADNWLSTPCVVNDQWFVKIITAQNSFVHALLTTGRNLGVFSSGSEGFFEHFGTPLGMAEHELEATRRMREFGVNAPEPLEAFDHDGYGVLVFEYLPEFQSLDDLAPEEVEAVLPALFDSLSRMHDHGLVHGDLRGENVLVVDGELYFIDATKVREGAIDDARAYDIACALGALEPLVGARAAVAPATDFYDADVLLAADSYLDFVNIRPDHDFDAAALKGEISKVAE; from the coding sequence GTGCCCATCCGTCGCTTCCTCCGCGGCGAGGTCCCCCGTGGACGTCTGGAAGACATTGCCGAGGACGTCAGCCGCAGGTACGGTCAGGAGATGCGGTCCGTCGAGTTGCTGGACGCCGACAACTGGCTGTCGACCCCCTGTGTCGTCAACGACCAGTGGTTCGTGAAGATAATCACCGCCCAGAACTCCTTCGTCCACGCGCTGCTGACGACGGGCCGGAACCTCGGGGTCTTCTCCAGCGGGTCTGAGGGCTTCTTCGAGCACTTCGGGACCCCACTGGGGATGGCCGAACACGAACTCGAAGCGACCCGACGGATGCGCGAGTTCGGCGTGAACGCGCCCGAACCGCTGGAGGCGTTCGACCACGACGGCTACGGCGTGCTCGTCTTCGAGTACCTCCCCGAGTTCCAGTCCCTCGACGACCTCGCTCCCGAGGAGGTCGAGGCGGTGCTTCCCGCCCTCTTCGACTCCCTCTCGCGCATGCACGACCACGGCCTCGTCCACGGTGACCTCCGCGGGGAGAACGTCCTCGTCGTCGACGGGGAACTCTACTTCATCGACGCGACGAAGGTCCGCGAGGGCGCAATCGACGACGCCCGCGCCTACGACATCGCCTGTGCGCTCGGGGCGCTGGAACCGCTCGTCGGTGCCCGCGCGGCCGTCGCGCCCGCGACGGACTTCTACGACGCGGACGTCCTGCTGGCCGCCGACAGCTACCTCGACTTCGTGAACATCCGCCCGGACCACGACTTCGACGCGGCGGCGCTCAAAGGCGAGATATCGAAAGTCGCCGAGTGA
- a CDS encoding acyl-CoA dehydrogenase family protein: protein MDFTLPEEHRMMRESVRDFCEAEIAPIAQDIEDDHRFPAEVFDALADLDVMGVPIAEEWGGLGGDQLLYALVTEELGRVSGSIGLSYAAHVSLASKPIELFGTDEQRERWLRPLAEGEYLGAWALTEPGSGSDASDMDTTAERDGDEWVLNGTKQFITNANVAGSVLVKAVTDPGAGYDGISTFIVDPEADDGMTVTNVWDKMGLNASPTCELQFDDCRLPADRLLGEEGDGWEQTKKTLDGGRISIAALSVGLAQGAFEAAREYATEREQFGQPIGKFDAVRDMVVGMDRKIERARLLTHKAATMYDDGEDVRRLSSLAKLDASEIAREVAEDAVQVLGGYGYTTDFAPQRFYRDAKLMEIGEGTSEIQRLVLGRELGL, encoded by the coding sequence ATGGATTTCACCCTCCCCGAGGAGCACCGGATGATGCGGGAGTCGGTCCGTGACTTCTGCGAGGCCGAAATCGCCCCCATCGCGCAGGACATCGAGGACGACCACCGCTTCCCCGCGGAGGTCTTCGACGCACTGGCCGACCTCGACGTGATGGGCGTCCCCATCGCCGAGGAGTGGGGCGGCCTGGGCGGGGACCAGTTGCTCTACGCGCTCGTCACGGAGGAACTGGGCCGCGTCTCCGGCAGCATCGGCCTCTCCTACGCCGCACACGTCTCGCTTGCTTCCAAACCCATCGAGTTGTTTGGGACAGACGAGCAGAGAGAGCGGTGGCTCCGCCCGCTCGCGGAGGGGGAGTACCTGGGCGCGTGGGCGCTGACCGAACCGGGGAGCGGCAGCGACGCCAGCGACATGGACACGACCGCCGAGCGCGACGGCGACGAGTGGGTCCTGAACGGCACCAAGCAGTTCATCACCAACGCCAACGTCGCCGGGTCGGTGCTGGTCAAGGCCGTCACCGACCCCGGTGCGGGCTACGACGGCATCTCGACGTTCATCGTCGACCCCGAGGCCGACGACGGCATGACGGTCACGAACGTCTGGGACAAGATGGGGCTGAACGCCTCGCCCACCTGCGAACTCCAGTTCGACGACTGCCGGCTGCCCGCCGACCGACTCCTGGGGGAGGAAGGCGACGGCTGGGAGCAGACGAAGAAGACGCTGGACGGCGGGCGCATCTCCATCGCGGCGCTGTCGGTCGGGCTGGCACAGGGCGCGTTCGAGGCGGCCCGCGAGTACGCCACCGAGCGCGAGCAGTTCGGCCAGCCCATCGGCAAGTTCGACGCCGTCCGTGACATGGTGGTCGGGATGGACCGGAAGATCGAGCGCGCCCGCCTGCTGACCCACAAGGCCGCGACGATGTACGACGACGGCGAGGACGTGCGCCGACTGTCCTCGCTGGCGAAACTTGACGCCTCGGAGATAGCCCGGGAAGTCGCGGAAGACGCCGTGCAGGTCCTCGGCGGCTACGGCTACACGACCGACTTCGCTCCCCAGCGGTTCTACCGCGACGCCAAACTGATGGAAATCGGGGAGGGGACCAGCGAGATTCAGCGGCTCGTCCTCGGGCGGGAACTCGGGTTGTAG
- a CDS encoding MMPL family transporter → MSLADRIASAVTRHSRIAIVVMLLLTVVVGAGAPMVESSSSLDQFQTESDESKKLDYIDANFSTGEDNTTTAQIIVRGDNVLSRDALISTLEFEQRLYDNETINATLVDDGAISGVANAVARTAIAQEEVAALQERAANLSEARAELEAERAALEARSQALNETAAQLRGGLAALQQDPQLDPRTAFEQVQANETSANATVTLTDDDYQVFERAAQQLRAATQSGNQTAIQSAYELGTQVVLADRYQSLSERGDELADRGERLGERADQLQADREALEDAEPPTLGEQIAQLESMNESEVEEAVSALLSENGDSNGPLGLMPNTYEPGATTAGSTMVFVTQTSDVATAAPGTATDENIDAQLAMQDLGDAADDLRYTVFGAGVITEEIDASMSDSLTIVGPLALLFVLVALVVAYRDPLDIVLGLLGIAGVLTWTFGFMGWADIAFNQIFVAVPVLLIGLSIDYAIHVFMRHREERQELSEMAADGGDEVDSGPRNSMRIALGGVGIALLWVTATTVIGFLSNLTSPVPPIRDFGIVSSVGILAALFIFGVLIPALKVELDELLESYGFDRTKRAFGTGGGRFSSVLSVGATVARRAPHIVILLVVLVSVVGAYGGTQVSTEFQQEDFLADDPPDWMKDLPEPFKPSEYTAKSTLSFVNDRFIREDSNAELLIEGDVTQSNTLERIAAARQLAGEKNVTQTLPNGEPALTTPVSVMRDVAATNETFNATFTAADTDGDGVPDQNVTAVYDGLFDVAPDRAGQYIYRTDGGYESLRMTVSIVGGASGGDVTDQMRDVAGDLTGDGLETTATGTAVLNKIVQDQLLETVIQSLIISLLAVFLFLMATYRVSDGSASLGAVTLLPVAFAVAWIVGTMYLLDVPFNVVTGMITSLTIGLGVAYSIHLSERYTQELERSETVWEAMHTAVTGTGGALLGSAATTVGGFGVLVFAILPPLQQFGLITGLTIIYAFLGSVFVLPSLLVVWTRYFGPDWARDQIRSDGDADGPDGVTVTNGDAPAVTNGQGAGSVATRTVDHEHVRPGQDLTVEVALTSADGRVGLREHFDGNEVSVVSVDPEPESVATHGGTLYAVWDLDDEPVRVTYTATVPQMATDGEAYTFEGTVLTAAADREVTGDEVVRVVADLFERVVARGTVTADDLAAAEERLAAGELSEAQFERIYRTWLGETEVLEAARTTGED, encoded by the coding sequence ATGAGTCTCGCCGACCGCATCGCCAGTGCGGTGACGAGACACTCGCGTATCGCCATCGTCGTGATGTTACTGCTCACCGTCGTGGTCGGTGCCGGCGCACCGATGGTCGAGAGTTCCTCGTCGCTGGACCAGTTCCAGACGGAGTCCGACGAGTCCAAGAAACTCGACTACATCGACGCGAACTTCTCGACCGGCGAGGACAACACGACGACGGCCCAGATTATCGTCAGGGGCGACAACGTCCTCTCCCGTGACGCGCTCATCTCGACGCTTGAGTTCGAACAGCGGCTGTACGACAACGAGACGATAAACGCGACGCTGGTCGACGACGGAGCGATATCCGGCGTCGCCAACGCCGTCGCGCGGACGGCCATCGCACAGGAGGAGGTCGCTGCCCTCCAGGAGCGGGCAGCCAACCTGAGCGAGGCACGCGCCGAACTCGAAGCCGAGCGGGCCGCCCTCGAAGCGCGCTCGCAGGCGCTCAACGAGACGGCCGCCCAGCTACGGGGTGGGCTCGCTGCGCTCCAGCAGGACCCGCAACTCGACCCGCGGACCGCCTTCGAGCAGGTCCAGGCCAACGAGACGTCGGCGAACGCGACGGTCACGCTGACCGACGACGACTACCAGGTCTTCGAGCGCGCCGCCCAGCAACTCCGCGCGGCCACACAGAGCGGCAACCAGACGGCCATCCAGTCCGCCTACGAACTCGGGACGCAGGTCGTCCTGGCCGACCGGTACCAGTCCCTCTCCGAGCGCGGCGACGAACTCGCCGACCGCGGCGAACGCCTCGGGGAGCGCGCCGACCAGCTCCAGGCCGACCGGGAGGCGCTGGAGGACGCCGAACCGCCGACGCTCGGCGAGCAGATAGCGCAACTGGAGTCGATGAACGAGAGCGAAGTCGAGGAGGCGGTCTCGGCACTGCTGAGCGAGAACGGTGACTCGAACGGTCCGCTCGGGTTGATGCCCAACACCTACGAGCCGGGTGCGACGACCGCCGGCTCGACGATGGTGTTCGTCACGCAGACGAGCGACGTCGCCACCGCCGCGCCCGGCACGGCGACCGACGAGAACATCGACGCCCAGCTCGCGATGCAGGACCTCGGCGACGCGGCCGACGACCTCCGGTACACGGTCTTCGGCGCGGGCGTCATCACTGAGGAGATAGACGCCTCCATGTCGGACAGCCTGACCATCGTCGGGCCGCTCGCGCTGCTTTTCGTCCTGGTCGCGCTCGTCGTCGCCTACCGCGACCCGCTGGACATCGTGCTCGGCCTGCTGGGCATCGCCGGCGTCCTGACCTGGACCTTCGGGTTCATGGGCTGGGCGGACATCGCCTTCAACCAGATTTTCGTCGCCGTGCCCGTCCTGCTCATCGGGCTCTCCATCGACTACGCCATCCACGTCTTCATGCGCCACCGCGAGGAGCGCCAGGAACTATCTGAAATGGCCGCCGACGGCGGCGATGAGGTCGACAGCGGCCCCCGCAACTCCATGCGCATCGCGCTGGGGGGCGTCGGCATCGCGCTGCTGTGGGTGACGGCGACGACGGTCATCGGCTTCCTCTCCAACCTGACGAGCCCGGTCCCGCCGATTCGGGACTTCGGCATCGTCTCCTCGGTCGGTATCCTGGCCGCGCTGTTCATCTTCGGCGTCCTCATTCCGGCGCTGAAGGTCGAACTCGACGAACTGCTCGAATCCTACGGCTTCGACCGCACGAAGCGTGCGTTCGGGACCGGCGGCGGCCGCTTCAGTTCCGTGCTGTCGGTCGGTGCGACGGTCGCCCGTCGTGCGCCCCACATCGTCATCCTGCTGGTCGTGCTCGTCAGCGTCGTCGGTGCCTACGGCGGCACCCAGGTCAGCACCGAGTTCCAGCAGGAGGACTTCCTCGCCGACGACCCGCCGGACTGGATGAAGGACCTGCCGGAGCCGTTCAAGCCCAGCGAGTACACCGCGAAGTCGACGCTGTCCTTCGTCAACGACCGGTTCATCCGCGAGGACTCCAACGCGGAGTTACTGATAGAGGGAGACGTAACACAATCCAATACGTTAGAACGGATAGCAGCGGCCCGGCAACTCGCCGGTGAGAAGAACGTCACCCAGACGCTGCCGAACGGCGAGCCCGCGCTGACGACCCCCGTGTCGGTCATGCGGGACGTGGCGGCGACCAACGAGACGTTCAACGCCACGTTCACCGCCGCTGACACCGACGGCGACGGCGTCCCCGACCAGAACGTCACCGCTGTCTACGACGGTCTGTTCGACGTCGCGCCGGACCGGGCCGGCCAGTACATCTACCGGACCGACGGCGGGTACGAGTCGCTGCGGATGACAGTCTCCATCGTCGGCGGAGCCAGCGGCGGCGACGTGACCGACCAGATGCGCGACGTGGCCGGCGACCTCACCGGCGACGGGCTGGAGACGACCGCCACCGGCACCGCGGTGCTGAACAAAATCGTCCAGGACCAGCTCCTGGAGACGGTCATCCAGAGTCTCATCATCTCGCTGCTCGCCGTCTTCCTGTTCCTGATGGCGACCTACAGGGTCAGCGACGGGAGCGCGTCGCTGGGTGCGGTGACGCTCCTCCCGGTCGCCTTCGCCGTCGCGTGGATTGTCGGCACGATGTACCTGCTCGACGTCCCCTTCAACGTCGTCACGGGGATGATTACCAGCCTGACCATCGGGCTGGGGGTGGCCTACAGCATCCACTTGAGCGAGCGGTACACACAGGAACTTGAGCGCAGCGAGACGGTCTGGGAGGCGATGCACACCGCGGTCACCGGCACCGGCGGGGCGTTGCTGGGCAGCGCCGCGACGACGGTCGGTGGCTTCGGCGTGCTCGTCTTCGCCATCCTCCCGCCGCTCCAGCAGTTCGGCCTCATCACCGGGCTGACCATCATCTACGCCTTCCTCGGCAGCGTGTTCGTCCTGCCGAGTCTGCTGGTGGTCTGGACGCGGTACTTCGGCCCGGACTGGGCCCGCGACCAGATTCGCAGCGACGGCGACGCGGACGGCCCCGACGGCGTCACGGTGACGAACGGTGACGCGCCGGCCGTGACGAACGGTCAGGGCGCGGGAAGCGTCGCCACCCGCACGGTCGACCACGAGCACGTCCGGCCGGGGCAGGACCTCACCGTCGAAGTCGCGCTGACGTCGGCCGACGGCAGGGTCGGCCTCCGGGAACACTTCGACGGCAACGAGGTGTCGGTGGTCTCCGTCGACCCCGAACCCGAGAGCGTGGCGACACACGGCGGCACGCTGTACGCGGTCTGGGACCTCGACGACGAACCGGTGCGCGTCACGTACACTGCGACGGTGCCACAGATGGCGACCGACGGCGAGGCATACACGTTCGAGGGGACCGTGCTGACGGCCGCCGCCGACCGCGAGGTGACCGGCGACGAGGTGGTCCGCGTCGTGGCCGACCTCTTCGAGCGCGTCGTGGCCCGCGGGACGGTCACGGCCGACGACCTCGCGGCGGCGGAGGAGCGCCTGGCCGCCGGCGAGTTGAGCGAGGCGCAGTTCGAGCGCATCTACCGGACCTGGCTCGGCGAGACGGAGGTGCTGGAGGCCGCACGGACCACGGGTGAGGACTGA
- a CDS encoding TrmB family transcriptional regulator yields the protein MDDDEAIQGLKRLGLTGYEARVFIGLQKLGSGTASDISDVTDVPRSQVYGAAENLEARGLVETQQSRPTLYRPVPLERARTRLLDQLAETGAETFEYLDTVQETESDDERSEAIWLVHGSEAVASRTSELVEAAEVYLLYACSETSMLEEPVRAALAAAADRGVAVVVASANPDVREAVGDDFETVAVPAERDPDVGDARVLIADDETMLLSVYSSADVTDGTEEVAFWSSETAFAAVLGGFLAEWFQVPSPERT from the coding sequence ATGGACGACGACGAGGCCATCCAGGGGCTGAAGCGCCTGGGCCTGACGGGCTACGAGGCCCGCGTGTTCATCGGCCTCCAGAAACTCGGTAGCGGGACGGCGAGCGACATCAGCGACGTCACGGACGTCCCCCGGTCCCAGGTGTACGGCGCGGCGGAGAACCTGGAGGCCAGGGGCCTGGTCGAGACCCAGCAGTCCCGGCCGACGCTGTATCGCCCCGTGCCGCTGGAACGCGCGCGGACCCGCCTGCTCGACCAGCTCGCGGAGACCGGCGCGGAAACCTTCGAGTACCTGGACACGGTCCAGGAGACGGAGTCCGACGACGAGCGCAGCGAGGCCATCTGGCTCGTCCACGGCTCCGAGGCGGTCGCCTCGCGCACCAGCGAACTCGTCGAGGCGGCCGAGGTGTACCTGCTGTACGCCTGCTCGGAGACGTCGATGCTGGAAGAACCGGTGCGGGCGGCCCTGGCTGCGGCCGCGGACCGGGGGGTGGCCGTGGTCGTCGCGAGTGCCAATCCCGACGTGCGCGAGGCCGTCGGCGACGACTTCGAGACGGTGGCGGTGCCGGCCGAGCGCGACCCGGACGTGGGCGACGCGAGGGTCCTCATCGCCGACGACGAGACGATGCTGCTCTCGGTGTACTCCAGCGCGGACGTCACCGACGGGACCGAAGAGGTCGCCTTCTGGAGTTCCGAGACGGCCTTCGCGGCCGTGCTCGGGGGCTTTCTCGCCGAGTGGTTCCAGGTTCCCTCCCCGGAGCGGACGTAG
- the nth gene encoding endonuclease III translates to MGTPLAVREEQTEEVIERLHEEYPDTTISLDFSTRLELLIAVILSAQCTDERVNSVTAELFEKYQGPEDYAEADQDELAEDISSITYYNNKAGYIRDACRKIVAEHDGEVPDTMADLTDLPGVGRKTANVVLQHGHDVVEGIVVDTHVQRLSRRLGLTEQERPEAIEEDLMPVVPESEWQDFTHLLISHGRAVCTARNPDCGECALADICPSEKGDGDVDLASGEEW, encoded by the coding sequence ATGGGAACACCGCTGGCCGTCCGCGAGGAACAGACCGAGGAGGTCATCGAGCGACTGCACGAGGAGTACCCCGACACCACCATCTCGCTCGACTTCTCGACGCGGCTGGAACTACTTATCGCCGTCATCCTCTCCGCACAGTGCACCGACGAGCGCGTCAACTCGGTCACCGCGGAGCTCTTCGAGAAGTACCAGGGGCCGGAAGATTACGCCGAGGCCGACCAGGACGAACTGGCCGAGGACATCAGTTCCATCACGTACTACAACAACAAGGCCGGCTACATCCGCGACGCCTGCCGGAAGATAGTCGCGGAACACGACGGCGAGGTGCCGGACACGATGGCCGACCTCACGGACCTCCCCGGCGTCGGGCGAAAGACGGCCAACGTGGTCCTCCAGCACGGCCACGACGTGGTGGAGGGCATCGTGGTCGACACCCACGTCCAGCGGCTGTCGCGCCGCCTCGGACTCACAGAGCAGGAGCGTCCGGAGGCCATCGAGGAGGACCTCATGCCGGTCGTACCGGAGTCGGAGTGGCAGGACTTCACCCACCTGCTCATCAGTCACGGGCGGGCGGTCTGCACCGCGCGCAACCCGGACTGCGGGGAGTGCGCGCTCGCCGACATCTGCCCCTCCGAGAAGGGCGACGGGGACGTCGACCTCGCCAGCGGCGAGGAGTGGTGA
- a CDS encoding DUF7321 family protein, with protein MLGSTESLIATVVAIAVTLSFPFFLYGAYYIIETDPVTWDVLMHHLKFIGTGLALTTIPMVVWMIPRLLDQFDGAALVHAFLGLQAYAMLAFAGTGIVRILRAKREHDLYHDYDEDVLLDEIGAENFDHWRSRLRIGVFGYVFFWLLAYAVGILRYLTQYVLS; from the coding sequence ATGCTGGGGTCGACGGAGTCGCTGATAGCGACAGTCGTAGCAATCGCCGTCACACTGAGCTTCCCGTTTTTCCTGTACGGCGCGTACTACATCATCGAGACGGACCCGGTGACGTGGGACGTGCTGATGCACCACCTGAAGTTCATCGGGACGGGGCTCGCGCTCACGACGATTCCGATGGTCGTCTGGATGATTCCCCGCCTCCTCGACCAGTTCGACGGGGCCGCGCTGGTCCACGCGTTCCTCGGGCTCCAGGCCTACGCCATGCTGGCCTTCGCAGGGACGGGCATCGTCCGCATCCTCCGGGCGAAACGCGAACACGACCTCTACCACGACTACGACGAGGACGTGCTGCTGGACGAAATCGGGGCCGAGAACTTCGACCACTGGCGGAGCAGGCTACGCATCGGCGTCTTCGGCTACGTGTTCTTCTGGCTGCTCGCCTACGCCGTCGGCATCCTGCGGTACCTGACCCAGTACGTGCTGTCGTGA
- a CDS encoding DUF4870 domain-containing protein, with protein MDSDTTVPDAGTSVETTDTSSGLDENVAGALSYLLGIVTGLVFFVVEKDNQFVRFHAAQSIAVFGLVFVASVVLGFVGTAVSALVVSGSTGAFLVGSLVSLVLLLAWSVVGLATFALWLYLMFRAYQGKTPRIPIAASIADRLV; from the coding sequence ATGGATAGCGATACGACCGTCCCCGACGCTGGTACGTCTGTCGAGACCACAGACACCAGCAGCGGGCTCGACGAAAATGTCGCCGGTGCATTGAGCTATCTGCTCGGAATCGTAACAGGACTCGTCTTCTTCGTCGTGGAGAAGGACAACCAGTTCGTCCGGTTCCACGCGGCCCAGAGCATCGCAGTCTTCGGGCTGGTGTTCGTTGCGAGTGTCGTCCTCGGTTTCGTCGGCACCGCGGTGAGCGCGCTCGTCGTGTCCGGGAGCACCGGCGCGTTCCTCGTCGGCAGCCTCGTCTCTCTGGTGCTCCTGCTGGCGTGGTCTGTGGTCGGTCTCGCGACGTTCGCGCTCTGGCTGTACCTCATGTTTCGAGCCTACCAGGGCAAGACACCGCGAATCCCGATCGCCGCGAGTATCGCCGACAGGCTCGTCTGA
- a CDS encoding bis(5'-nucleosyl)-tetraphosphatase → MIEATSAGAILFRDTRGRREYLLLKSRPGDWEFPKGGVEGDEELQQTAIREVKEEAGIYDFRLLDGFRKDYDYVFEANGNTIHKTVHLFIAKSYEASAELSAEHRDMQWRDYEQAVNTVTQDGPREILEDAHDFLDEQLEEDEV, encoded by the coding sequence ATGATAGAGGCCACGAGCGCGGGAGCCATCCTCTTTCGCGACACTCGTGGTCGGCGGGAGTACCTCCTCCTGAAGAGCCGCCCCGGCGACTGGGAATTCCCCAAGGGTGGCGTCGAGGGCGACGAGGAACTCCAGCAGACCGCAATCCGCGAGGTGAAAGAGGAGGCCGGAATCTACGACTTCCGGCTGCTAGATGGCTTCCGCAAAGACTACGACTACGTGTTCGAAGCCAACGGCAACACGATTCACAAGACCGTCCACCTGTTCATCGCCAAGTCCTACGAGGCGTCGGCGGAACTGTCCGCCGAACACCGGGACATGCAGTGGCGTGACTACGAGCAGGCCGTCAACACTGTCACGCAAGACGGTCCCCGGGAGATACTGGAGGACGCCCACGACTTCCTCGACGAGCAACTCGAGGAAGACGAGGTATAG
- a CDS encoding uS10/mL48 family ribosomal protein yields MPFVTKLRLQSGDRAALDGVVSDIKETAARKGAELKGPHPKPPNRLSVPQHAGVHTDETFDPWEYTVYTRTIEIVGHDEFARAVAEWSYPDSVHVTAEVEQLRQTGDN; encoded by the coding sequence ATGCCGTTCGTGACGAAGCTTCGGCTGCAAAGTGGGGATAGAGCGGCGCTGGACGGCGTGGTGAGCGACATCAAGGAGACCGCCGCGCGCAAGGGGGCGGAGCTGAAGGGGCCACACCCGAAACCGCCGAACCGCCTCAGCGTCCCTCAGCACGCGGGCGTCCACACCGACGAGACCTTCGACCCCTGGGAGTACACCGTCTACACGCGCACCATCGAGATCGTCGGCCACGACGAGTTCGCGCGCGCCGTCGCGGAGTGGTCCTACCCCGACAGCGTCCACGTCACCGCGGAAGTCGAACAGCTCAGACAGACCGGCGACAACTGA